Proteins encoded within one genomic window of Chrysemys picta bellii isolate R12L10 chromosome 6, ASM1138683v2, whole genome shotgun sequence:
- the F2RL2 gene encoding proteinase-activated receptor 3 isoform X1: MKTLVLIITGLLSLSSSLQQRDSKHGDNSSGSQDVPDIKTFRGMPQGTYDYIPLSDIEGWTKTVHNKEHKCSSGKSNGSILKVNNTTMEYLSSSLSTKLVPATYILVVLLGVPSNAITLWMLFFRIRSVCTAIFYTNLAISDFLFCIILPFKIAYHLNGNNWIFGEIMCRTTTAIFYGNMYCSILLLMCISISRYVAIVHPFTYRSLPKQTYATLVCGIVWTIVFLYMLPFCIMKQSYYLEQLNIFTCHDVHNACETLSPFQFYYFISLAIFGFVIPLTIIIFCYISIIQTLNTYEWKWFWYVKISLLILMIFAICFTPSNIILIVHHVNYYYNKTDGLYFFYLIALSLSSLNSCLDPFLYYLMSKIREQSNVYLTMVKISREE; this comes from the exons ATGAAAACATTGGTCTTAATTATAACTGGATTGCTGTCTCTGTCCTCAAGTCTACAGCAAAGAG atTCTAAACATGGTGATAACAGCTCCGGAAGTCAAGATGTGCCTGATATTAAGACCTTTCGTGGAATGCCACAAGGCACTTATGATTATATTCCCCTTTCTGATATAGAAGGCTGGACAAAGACTGTTCACAACAAAGAACACAAATGCTCTTCAGGGAAGTCAAATGGCTCAATACTGAAAGTTAACAATACCACAATGGAGTACCTTAGTAGTTCTTTGAGCACCAAACTAGTACCTGCAACATATATTCTTGTAGTTTTATTAGGTGTGCCATCAAATGCCATCACCCTGTGGATGCTGTTTTTCAGAATCAGATCTGTTTGTACTGCCATCTTCTATACAAATTTAGCCATTTCAGATTTTCTATTCTGTATCATACTGCCATTCAAGATAGCATACCATCTCAATGGAAACAACTGGATATTTGGAGAAATAATGTGCCGAACTACGACTGCCATTTTCTATGGCAATATGTATTGTTCCATTCTACTCCTCATGTGCATCAGTATCAGTCGTTATGTGGCTATTGTTCATCCGTTCACCTACAGAAGTCTGCCAAAGCAAACCTATGCAACACTAGTATGTGGAATTGTGTGGACAATTGTTTTCCTGTACATGCTGCCATTCTGCATAATGAAGCAAAGCTACTACTTGGAACAATTAAACATCTTTACCTGCCACGATGTACATAATGCCTGTGAAACTTTATCACCATTCCAATTCTACTACTTCATCTCTTTAGCAATCTTTGGATTTGTAATACCACTgaccattattattttttgttacatcTCAATTATCCAAACGCTCAATACTTATGAGTGGAAGTGGTTTTGGTATGTTAAAATAAGTCTCTTGATCCTTATGATTTTTGCCATCTGCTTCACACCAAGCAACATCATACTTATTGTCCATCACGTTAATTACTACTACAACAAAACAGATGGCTTGTATTTTTTCTATCTTATTGCTTTGTCTCTAAGCAGTTTAAACAGTTGCCTTGATCCATTCCTTTACTATCTGATGTCCAAAATCAGAGAGCAATCCAATGTTTATCTCACAATGGTAAAAATATCCAGGGAAGAATGA
- the F2RL2 gene encoding proteinase-activated receptor 3 isoform X2 has product MPQGTYDYIPLSDIEGWTKTVHNKEHKCSSGKSNGSILKVNNTTMEYLSSSLSTKLVPATYILVVLLGVPSNAITLWMLFFRIRSVCTAIFYTNLAISDFLFCIILPFKIAYHLNGNNWIFGEIMCRTTTAIFYGNMYCSILLLMCISISRYVAIVHPFTYRSLPKQTYATLVCGIVWTIVFLYMLPFCIMKQSYYLEQLNIFTCHDVHNACETLSPFQFYYFISLAIFGFVIPLTIIIFCYISIIQTLNTYEWKWFWYVKISLLILMIFAICFTPSNIILIVHHVNYYYNKTDGLYFFYLIALSLSSLNSCLDPFLYYLMSKIREQSNVYLTMVKISREE; this is encoded by the coding sequence ATGCCACAAGGCACTTATGATTATATTCCCCTTTCTGATATAGAAGGCTGGACAAAGACTGTTCACAACAAAGAACACAAATGCTCTTCAGGGAAGTCAAATGGCTCAATACTGAAAGTTAACAATACCACAATGGAGTACCTTAGTAGTTCTTTGAGCACCAAACTAGTACCTGCAACATATATTCTTGTAGTTTTATTAGGTGTGCCATCAAATGCCATCACCCTGTGGATGCTGTTTTTCAGAATCAGATCTGTTTGTACTGCCATCTTCTATACAAATTTAGCCATTTCAGATTTTCTATTCTGTATCATACTGCCATTCAAGATAGCATACCATCTCAATGGAAACAACTGGATATTTGGAGAAATAATGTGCCGAACTACGACTGCCATTTTCTATGGCAATATGTATTGTTCCATTCTACTCCTCATGTGCATCAGTATCAGTCGTTATGTGGCTATTGTTCATCCGTTCACCTACAGAAGTCTGCCAAAGCAAACCTATGCAACACTAGTATGTGGAATTGTGTGGACAATTGTTTTCCTGTACATGCTGCCATTCTGCATAATGAAGCAAAGCTACTACTTGGAACAATTAAACATCTTTACCTGCCACGATGTACATAATGCCTGTGAAACTTTATCACCATTCCAATTCTACTACTTCATCTCTTTAGCAATCTTTGGATTTGTAATACCACTgaccattattattttttgttacatcTCAATTATCCAAACGCTCAATACTTATGAGTGGAAGTGGTTTTGGTATGTTAAAATAAGTCTCTTGATCCTTATGATTTTTGCCATCTGCTTCACACCAAGCAACATCATACTTATTGTCCATCACGTTAATTACTACTACAACAAAACAGATGGCTTGTATTTTTTCTATCTTATTGCTTTGTCTCTAAGCAGTTTAAACAGTTGCCTTGATCCATTCCTTTACTATCTGATGTCCAAAATCAGAGAGCAATCCAATGTTTATCTCACAATGGTAAAAATATCCAGGGAAGAATGA